One Amorphoplanes digitatis genomic window carries:
- a CDS encoding YciI family protein, which yields MRFLMMSKPTDEPADEKLYAEMGKFVEELTAAGILLATGGLEPGGVRVTSAGDEITVIDGPFTEAKEAVAGFALVEVRSREEAIELTRRFRRIVGDGESVIQQVFGP from the coding sequence ATGCGCTTCCTGATGATGTCCAAGCCCACCGACGAGCCCGCCGACGAGAAGCTGTATGCCGAGATGGGCAAGTTCGTCGAGGAGCTGACCGCGGCGGGCATCCTGCTCGCGACCGGCGGTCTTGAGCCCGGCGGCGTTCGGGTCACCTCCGCCGGCGACGAGATCACGGTCATCGACGGGCCGTTCACCGAGGCGAAGGAGGCCGTGGCCGGCTTCGCCCTGGTCGAGGTTCGCTCGCGGGAGGAGGCGATCGAGCTGACCCGGCGCTTCCGGCGGATCGTCGGCGACGGCGAGAGCGTGATCCAGCAGGTCTTCGGGCCATGA
- a CDS encoding RNA polymerase sigma factor — protein MTDIHRTIDAVWKLESARIIAGLMRIVRDVGLAEELAQDALVAALEQWPAEGVPDNPGAWLTAIAKRRAVDHVRRARLHERKAEAYAREHDQPPEPERDDVLRLMFISCHPVLSTESRVALTLRVVGGLTTREIARAFLVTEPVVAGRIAAAKRALAEAGVPFALPEAGELAGRLSSVLEVVYLIFNEGYSATSGDDLIRPALCLEALRLGRMLAELAPGQAEVHGLVALMEIQSSRAAARTGPDGEPIQLHDQNRGRWDQLLIRRGFTALLRAREIGGTPGPYVLQAAIAVCHAQARTAEETDWVQIAALYDALARLMPTPIVRLNRAVAVGQARGPQAGLDLVDALRGDPALRDYHLLPGVRGDLLLRLGREPEARAEFERAAALTGNAAESAFLRRRAERIAVPEAVAVTLGESVRAFLGREDLGAETLRSYGQTLGRLSLALGERVPLASVTGEQVALACTTQWGGTAAGTWNRHLSAIRSFAAWASADDLTAGLARRAEARTRAAEPIGAGELDRLWARADLPLRERTLWRLLHESAAGIRAVLSLNIEDLDLDDRRARSGSAWVTWRAATAGLLETLVAGRSQGPVFLTDRRPGPARMPAAADRCPDTGRGRLSYERAEYLFKQATTDLDPTGRGYTLHRLKPR, from the coding sequence GTGACGGACATCCACCGCACGATCGACGCGGTCTGGAAGCTCGAGTCGGCCCGGATCATCGCCGGGCTGATGCGGATCGTGCGGGACGTCGGCCTGGCCGAGGAGCTGGCGCAGGACGCGCTGGTCGCCGCCCTTGAGCAGTGGCCGGCCGAGGGTGTTCCGGACAATCCCGGTGCCTGGCTGACGGCGATCGCCAAGCGCCGGGCCGTCGACCACGTCCGCCGCGCCCGGCTGCACGAGCGCAAGGCCGAGGCGTACGCCCGGGAGCACGACCAGCCGCCGGAGCCGGAGCGGGACGACGTCCTGCGCCTGATGTTCATCTCCTGCCACCCGGTGCTGTCCACCGAGTCCCGGGTCGCGCTGACCCTTCGGGTGGTCGGCGGGCTCACCACCAGGGAGATCGCGCGCGCGTTCCTGGTGACCGAGCCGGTCGTCGCCGGGCGGATCGCGGCGGCGAAGCGCGCGCTGGCCGAGGCGGGGGTGCCGTTCGCCCTGCCGGAGGCGGGTGAGCTGGCCGGCCGGCTCTCCTCGGTGCTCGAGGTCGTCTACCTGATCTTCAACGAGGGCTACTCGGCGACCTCCGGCGACGACCTGATCCGCCCCGCGCTCTGCCTCGAGGCGCTCCGGCTCGGCCGGATGCTCGCCGAGCTGGCGCCGGGCCAGGCCGAGGTGCACGGCCTGGTCGCGCTCATGGAGATCCAGTCGTCGCGCGCGGCCGCGCGGACCGGGCCGGACGGCGAGCCGATCCAGCTCCACGACCAGAACCGCGGCCGCTGGGACCAGCTGCTCATCCGGCGCGGCTTCACGGCGCTGCTCCGGGCCCGCGAGATCGGCGGTACGCCGGGACCGTACGTGTTGCAGGCGGCGATCGCGGTGTGTCACGCACAGGCCCGTACGGCCGAGGAGACGGACTGGGTCCAGATCGCCGCCCTCTACGACGCGCTGGCCAGGCTGATGCCGACGCCGATCGTGCGGCTCAACCGGGCGGTGGCGGTCGGCCAGGCCCGCGGCCCGCAGGCAGGCCTTGATCTGGTCGACGCCCTGCGCGGGGACCCGGCGCTGCGGGACTACCACCTGCTGCCGGGTGTGCGGGGTGATCTGCTGCTGCGGCTGGGCCGGGAACCTGAGGCGCGCGCCGAGTTCGAGCGGGCCGCGGCGCTGACCGGCAACGCCGCGGAGAGCGCGTTCCTGCGCCGCCGAGCGGAGCGGATCGCCGTTCCCGAGGCGGTCGCCGTCACGCTGGGTGAGTCGGTTCGCGCCTTCCTGGGCCGCGAGGACCTGGGCGCCGAGACGTTGCGCTCCTACGGGCAGACCCTCGGGCGGCTGAGCCTCGCCCTGGGCGAGCGAGTGCCGCTGGCGTCGGTGACCGGGGAGCAGGTGGCCCTGGCCTGCACGACGCAGTGGGGCGGCACGGCCGCCGGGACCTGGAACCGTCATCTGTCCGCGATCCGCTCGTTCGCCGCCTGGGCTTCGGCGGACGACCTCACGGCGGGCCTGGCCCGGCGCGCCGAGGCCCGCACCCGCGCCGCCGAGCCGATCGGCGCGGGGGAGCTGGACCGGCTCTGGGCGCGCGCGGACCTGCCGCTGCGCGAACGAACCCTGTGGCGCCTGCTGCACGAGTCGGCGGCGGGTATCCGGGCGGTGCTGTCGCTAAACATCGAGGACCTGGACCTCGATGACCGCCGGGCCCGTTCGGGGTCCGCCTGGGTGACCTGGCGGGCCGCAACGGCCGGCCTGCTGGAGACCCTGGTGGCCGGCCGGTCCCAGGGCCCGGTCTTCCTCACCGACCGTCGACCAGGCCCGGCCCGGATGCCCGCCGCCGCCGATCGCTGCCCGGACACCGGCCGCGGCCGCCTCTCGTACGAGCGCGCCGAGTACCTCTTCAAACAGGCCACCACCGACCTGGACCCCACCGGCCGCGGCTACACGCTGCACCGCCTAAAGCCCCGCTAA
- the lipA gene encoding lipoyl synthase has product MTIAPEGRRLLRIEARNAETPIERKPPWIKVKAKMGPEYTHMRGLVQKEGLHTVCQEAGCPNIYECWEDREATFLIGGDQCTRRCDFCQIDTGKPAEFDADEPRRVGESVATMGLKYATVTGVARDDLPDGGAWLYAETVRQIHKLQPGCGVELLIPDFNAEPEQLAEVFGAAPEVLAHNVETVPRIFKRIRPGFRYERSLDVITQARAAGLVTKSNLILGMGEERTEVSQALRDLHEAGCELITITQYLRPTPRHHPVERWVKPEEFVELRDEAEEIGFAGVMSGPLVRSSYRAGRLYQQALAARS; this is encoded by the coding sequence GTGACTATTGCTCCCGAGGGCCGCCGCCTGCTGCGCATCGAGGCGCGCAACGCCGAGACTCCTATCGAGCGCAAGCCGCCGTGGATCAAAGTCAAAGCCAAGATGGGTCCCGAATACACGCATATGCGTGGTTTGGTGCAGAAAGAGGGCCTCCACACGGTCTGCCAGGAGGCCGGCTGCCCCAACATCTACGAATGCTGGGAAGACCGCGAGGCGACGTTCCTGATCGGCGGCGATCAATGCACCCGCCGCTGCGACTTCTGCCAGATCGACACGGGCAAGCCGGCCGAGTTCGACGCCGACGAGCCCCGCCGCGTCGGCGAATCGGTCGCGACCATGGGCCTGAAATACGCGACGGTCACCGGCGTGGCCCGCGACGACCTCCCCGACGGCGGCGCCTGGCTCTACGCGGAGACGGTCCGCCAGATCCACAAGCTCCAGCCCGGCTGCGGCGTCGAGTTGCTCATCCCCGACTTCAACGCCGAACCGGAGCAGCTCGCCGAGGTCTTCGGCGCGGCACCCGAGGTGCTCGCCCACAACGTGGAGACCGTCCCCCGCATCTTCAAGCGCATCCGCCCCGGCTTCCGCTACGAGCGCTCCCTCGACGTAATCACGCAGGCCCGCGCCGCCGGCCTGGTGACGAAGAGCAACCTGATCCTCGGCATGGGCGAGGAGCGCACCGAGGTCTCCCAGGCCCTGCGCGACCTGCACGAGGCCGGCTGCGAACTCATCACGATCACGCAGTACCTGCGTCCGACCCCGCGCCACCACCCGGTGGAACGCTGGGTGAAGCCGGAGGAGTTCGTCGAGCTCCGCGACGAGGCCGAGGAGATCGGCTTCGCAGGCGTGATGAGCGGGCCGCTGGTTCGCTCCTCCTACCGCGCCGGCCGCCTCTACCAGCAGGCCCTCGCCGCCCGCAGCTAA
- a CDS encoding DUF998 domain-containing protein, with the protein MTTLATRTASSTTGTRTLLACLAVAGPLWAAVALAQAATRAGFDLTRHPLSALSNGTLGWLQIANFMIAGALTLAGAVGLHRALARGWLPRLVAAYGVGMLAAGLLVMDPADGFPIGTPYGMPSSMSWHSYGHMAAGTLAFTAAIAACYVLAHRFTRAGNPRAATASIIAGTALLAGNLWAMSGGTAGTLTLAVGAITASLWISAVAATLAINSR; encoded by the coding sequence ATGACCACGCTCGCCACCCGCACCGCGTCCTCCACCACCGGCACCCGCACCCTGCTCGCCTGCCTCGCCGTCGCCGGCCCGCTCTGGGCGGCCGTCGCACTCGCCCAGGCGGCCACCCGCGCGGGCTTCGACCTCACCCGGCACCCGCTCAGCGCACTGAGCAACGGCACGCTCGGCTGGCTACAGATCGCCAACTTCATGATCGCCGGAGCGCTGACCCTGGCCGGCGCCGTCGGCCTGCACCGCGCCCTGGCCCGAGGCTGGCTGCCGAGACTGGTCGCCGCATACGGGGTGGGAATGCTCGCCGCCGGCCTACTCGTCATGGACCCCGCCGACGGCTTCCCGATCGGCACGCCATACGGAATGCCCTCGTCCATGAGCTGGCACAGCTACGGCCACATGGCCGCGGGCACGCTCGCCTTCACCGCCGCGATCGCGGCCTGCTACGTCCTGGCCCACCGATTCACTCGCGCGGGAAACCCCCGAGCCGCGACAGCCTCGATCATCGCCGGGACAGCCCTGCTGGCCGGAAACCTGTGGGCGATGAGCGGCGGAACAGCCGGCACCCTCACGCTGGCCGTCGGCGCAATCACAGCGTCCCTCTGGATCTCCGCAGTCGCCGCCACCCTCGCAATAAACAGCAGGTGA
- a CDS encoding IS110 family transposase: MPSAPALTSSQVVIAIDPHKASWTAVVVDARLQAVASIRVPVNRDGYRQLRRFSRRWPDASWAIEGAAGLGAPLTTRLAADDVHVVNVPAKLARRVRLLSTGHGRKTDEADALSVGIAALTATRLNTAVIDEALAALRAVTEHRDDLVRTRTQTVNRLHVLLAHLIASGLPRKLTAEAAAAALRTIRPRTLLARTVRRLAVELLAELRRLDRRITDATAALGAAVAASGTTLTELHGIGDVMAAKILARTGPVSRFRSESAFASFCGVAPIEVSSGDVQRHRLSRAGDRQLNYALHVMAMTQPSDPLRAGTTTSANEPPGRLTRKPCAASSGGSPTSSSEP; encoded by the coding sequence GTGCCCTCCGCACCTGCATTGACGTCGAGCCAAGTGGTCATCGCGATCGATCCGCACAAGGCCTCCTGGACGGCGGTCGTGGTCGACGCCCGCCTGCAGGCCGTGGCTTCGATCCGCGTGCCGGTCAACCGCGATGGCTACCGGCAACTGCGGCGATTCTCCCGCCGCTGGCCGGATGCGAGCTGGGCGATCGAAGGCGCCGCAGGACTCGGCGCCCCGCTGACCACCCGGCTAGCCGCCGACGACGTCCACGTAGTCAACGTGCCCGCCAAGCTCGCCCGGCGGGTCCGGTTGCTGTCCACGGGCCACGGCCGCAAGACCGATGAAGCCGACGCCCTGTCGGTTGGCATCGCCGCACTGACCGCCACCCGCTTGAACACCGCGGTGATCGACGAAGCCCTGGCAGCGCTGCGAGCAGTGACCGAACACCGCGATGACCTGGTCCGCACCCGCACCCAAACCGTCAACCGCCTGCACGTCCTCCTGGCCCATCTCATCGCATCCGGCCTACCACGCAAGCTCACCGCCGAGGCCGCAGCCGCAGCGCTGCGCACCATCCGGCCCCGAACCCTGCTGGCCCGCACCGTGCGAAGGCTGGCAGTCGAACTGCTGGCCGAGCTGCGCCGGCTCGACCGGCGCATCACCGACGCCACCGCCGCCCTCGGCGCCGCGGTCGCCGCCAGCGGCACAACCCTGACCGAGCTACACGGCATCGGTGACGTCATGGCCGCCAAAATCCTTGCCCGGACCGGTCCCGTCAGCCGGTTCCGATCCGAGTCCGCGTTCGCGTCATTCTGCGGCGTGGCGCCGATAGAAGTCTCCTCCGGCGACGTCCAGCGGCATCGCCTCTCGCGAGCTGGCGACCGCCAGCTCAACTACGCGCTGCATGTCATGGCCATGACCCAACCCAGCGACCCACTCCGGGCAGGGACTACTACCAGCGCAAACGAGCCGCCGGGAAGACTCACAAGGAAGCCATGCGCTGCCTCAAGCGGCGGCTCGCCGACGTCGTCTTCCGAACCATGA